One Micromonospora sp. WMMD812 genomic window carries:
- a CDS encoding universal stress protein: MAASAGPGVLVGLGSDRDLPMVRLAAQEAAAHRRPLHLVHAFDWNVAFEAETVAASRDEAEDLIARANDLARDVEPELTVSGEIAEGATVPVLLRRAEHAFLLAVGDGGMADCEDCVRPDALPVQFAARAGCPVLVARSEPPPQGPVLVGVDCSSSSHAMLDWAFTCAARRGARLLAVRVVDAGASVDDASRELAAVVAQHTDRHPDVLTECHTIRGDPGIVLIDQSRSAQVALVAARGDEPGRGMLGAVAQSLLYHAPAPVIVVRGVTGTAPHGA, translated from the coding sequence ATGGCCGCATCCGCCGGCCCAGGGGTGCTGGTCGGCCTCGGCTCGGACCGCGACCTCCCGATGGTCCGGCTGGCCGCACAGGAGGCCGCCGCCCATCGCCGGCCGCTGCACCTGGTGCACGCCTTCGACTGGAACGTGGCGTTCGAGGCGGAGACCGTGGCCGCGTCGCGCGACGAGGCCGAGGACCTGATCGCCCGGGCCAACGACCTGGCCCGGGACGTCGAGCCGGAGCTGACCGTCAGTGGCGAGATCGCCGAGGGCGCCACCGTGCCCGTCCTGCTGCGCCGTGCCGAGCATGCCTTCCTGCTGGCCGTCGGCGACGGTGGGATGGCCGACTGCGAGGACTGCGTACGCCCCGATGCTCTCCCCGTGCAGTTCGCCGCCCGCGCCGGGTGCCCGGTGCTCGTGGCCCGCTCGGAACCGCCGCCGCAGGGCCCAGTCCTGGTCGGGGTCGACTGCTCGTCCAGCTCCCACGCGATGCTGGACTGGGCCTTCACCTGCGCCGCTCGCCGGGGCGCCCGGCTGCTCGCCGTCCGGGTGGTCGACGCCGGCGCGTCCGTCGACGACGCCAGCCGGGAACTGGCCGCCGTCGTCGCCCAGCACACCGACCGGCACCCCGACGTGCTCACCGAGTGCCACACCATTCGCGGCGACCCCGGCATCGTCCTGATCGACCAGTCCCGCTCGGCGCAGGTGGCGCTGGTCGCCGCCCGCGGCGACGAACCGGGGCGGGGCATGCTCGGCGCCGTGGCGCAGTCCCTGCTCTACCACGCGCCGGCGCCGGTGATCGTGGTCCGCGGCGTGACCGGGACGGCCCCGCACGGGGCGTAA
- a CDS encoding HTH domain-containing protein, translated as MSQATELAAAAGSTDPRVGLRAVRALRRLLERLEVVQVDNARRQGWSWQEIADALEVSRQAVHKKHAGRPAVPTSWEA; from the coding sequence ATGAGTCAGGCGACGGAACTCGCGGCGGCCGCCGGCAGCACCGACCCCCGGGTCGGGCTGCGGGCCGTCCGCGCGCTGCGCCGGCTACTCGAGCGACTCGAGGTCGTCCAGGTGGACAACGCCCGCCGACAGGGTTGGTCCTGGCAGGAGATCGCCGACGCGCTCGAGGTCAGCCGACAGGCGGTCCACAAGAAGCACGCCGGGCGACCGGCGGTCCCCACCTCCTGGGAGGCGTGA
- a CDS encoding Clp protease N-terminal domain-containing protein, with the protein MFERFTDRARETVRRARDEARAEGRRPVGTEHLLLALLADEASLASRVLTEAGVSADDLRGRIRRHTADGGAGLGDADAAALREIGIDLAAIVARIEESFGPDALREAVPEPRRRWGRRRRYAGGPFSPRSKKVLELSLREALRLKHRHIGTEHILLGLIREGHGLAALVLTEAGVNLDDLRRRVEVALRAAA; encoded by the coding sequence ATGTTCGAACGGTTCACCGACCGGGCCCGCGAGACCGTGCGCCGGGCGCGTGACGAGGCCCGGGCCGAGGGGCGACGGCCGGTGGGCACCGAGCACCTGCTGCTGGCCCTGCTCGCCGACGAGGCGAGCCTGGCCAGCCGGGTGCTGACCGAGGCCGGCGTCAGCGCCGACGACCTGCGGGGCCGGATCCGGCGCCACACCGCCGACGGCGGGGCCGGCCTCGGCGACGCCGACGCGGCCGCGCTGCGGGAGATCGGCATCGACCTGGCCGCCATCGTCGCCCGGATCGAGGAGTCGTTCGGCCCGGACGCGCTGCGCGAGGCGGTGCCGGAGCCGCGCCGCCGCTGGGGCCGGCGGCGCCGGTACGCCGGCGGCCCGTTCTCCCCGCGCTCCAAGAAGGTGCTGGAACTGTCGCTGCGCGAGGCGCTGCGGCTGAAGCACCGCCACATCGGCACCGAGCACATCCTCCTCGGCCTGATCCGCGAGGGGCACGGTCTGGCCGCGCTGGTGTTGACCGAGGCCGGCGTCAACCTCGACGACCTGCGCCGCCGGGTGGAGGTCGCGCTGCGCGCGGCGGCCTGA
- a CDS encoding endonuclease/exonuclease/phosphatase family protein, translated as MLRVMTWNIRTGGRDRGGPDRRDAIVEVVTAQRPDVLALQELRGFDAAGVLDGFADRLGLRPQLARSCFGQPVAVLVRPPLRTVSAGPLRRPFHHAAARVVVATDAGPLTVLGTHLNPYSGGWRRIEVDWLARAVRRAPGDLTLLGGDLNALDPATDHTARLDGLPPAYRRRHLRRDGRTVDTRAVAVLLAAGLVDLYRAAGGPDEGLTVPTRHGGAEFSGMRLDYLLGSPALAARVRDCRVVRGGPADRASDHYPLVADVDLGPA; from the coding sequence GTGCTGCGGGTGATGACCTGGAACATCCGCACCGGCGGTCGGGACCGGGGCGGGCCCGACCGGCGGGACGCGATCGTCGAGGTGGTCACCGCGCAGCGCCCCGACGTGCTGGCGCTCCAGGAGCTGCGCGGCTTCGACGCCGCCGGCGTGCTGGACGGGTTCGCGGACCGGCTGGGCCTGCGCCCGCAGTTGGCCCGCAGCTGTTTCGGGCAGCCGGTGGCGGTGCTGGTCCGCCCGCCGCTGCGTACCGTCTCGGCCGGCCCGCTGCGCCGGCCCTTCCACCACGCCGCCGCCCGGGTGGTGGTCGCCACCGACGCCGGGCCGCTCACCGTGCTCGGCACCCACCTCAACCCGTATTCCGGCGGCTGGCGCCGGATCGAGGTGGACTGGCTGGCCCGGGCCGTCCGCCGGGCGCCGGGCGACCTGACGCTGCTCGGCGGCGACCTGAACGCGCTCGACCCGGCGACCGACCACACCGCGCGGCTGGACGGGCTGCCCCCGGCGTACCGGCGCCGGCACCTGCGGCGAGACGGGCGCACCGTGGACACCCGCGCGGTGGCCGTGCTGCTCGCGGCCGGCCTGGTCGACCTCTACCGGGCGGCCGGCGGGCCGGACGAGGGGCTGACCGTGCCCACCCGGCACGGTGGCGCCGAGTTCAGCGGCATGCGGCTGGACTACCTGCTGGGCAGCCCGGCGCTCGCCGCCCGGGTGCGGGACTGCCGGGTGGTCCGCGGCGGTCCCGCGGACCGCGCCTCCGACCACTATCCGCTGGTGGCCGATGTGGACCTGGGTCCGGCCTGA
- a CDS encoding diacylglycerol kinase family protein has product MDAGQDRRPAGGDGGLRSAVVVNPVKVADLDELRHTVTDTLAAVGWPEPLWFTTTVEDPGRGQTEEAVRAGVDLVFACGGDGTVMSCVSALVGTDVALAVLPQGTGNLLAANLGLSNDLAAGLQVAVERGRRLLDVGEVDGHYFTVMAGMGFDAQMLAATSETTKARIGWPAYVVGAARHLRDRPMRVSIRVDDRPPVRRRARSVLVANVGRLQGGMRLLTGAEPDDGWLDVAVLTPRTLRHWAELGWAVIRRRGRVPRMEVFRGRRVVITATRTQPRELDGDLIEPSRRLRAVIRPRALWLCVPQPEHAPDLAVDAERAAERGERLVEEARRE; this is encoded by the coding sequence GTGGATGCAGGACAGGACAGGCGGCCCGCGGGCGGCGACGGGGGGCTGCGCTCCGCGGTGGTGGTCAACCCGGTGAAGGTGGCCGATCTCGACGAGCTGCGGCATACGGTGACCGACACCCTGGCCGCCGTCGGCTGGCCCGAGCCGCTGTGGTTCACCACGACCGTCGAGGACCCGGGCCGTGGCCAGACCGAGGAGGCGGTCCGGGCCGGGGTCGACCTGGTGTTCGCCTGCGGCGGCGACGGCACCGTGATGTCCTGCGTCAGCGCGCTGGTCGGCACCGACGTCGCGCTCGCCGTGCTGCCCCAGGGCACCGGCAACCTGCTCGCGGCCAACCTCGGCCTCTCCAACGACCTGGCCGCCGGGCTCCAGGTGGCCGTCGAGCGGGGCCGCCGGCTGCTCGACGTCGGCGAGGTCGACGGCCACTACTTCACGGTGATGGCCGGCATGGGCTTCGACGCCCAGATGCTCGCGGCCACCAGCGAGACCACCAAGGCGCGCATCGGCTGGCCCGCGTACGTGGTCGGGGCGGCGCGGCACCTGCGCGACCGGCCGATGCGGGTGTCGATCCGCGTCGACGACCGTCCGCCGGTACGCCGTCGGGCCCGGTCCGTCCTGGTCGCCAACGTGGGCCGGTTGCAGGGTGGGATGCGGCTGCTGACCGGGGCCGAGCCGGACGACGGCTGGCTGGACGTCGCGGTGCTCACCCCGCGTACGCTGCGCCACTGGGCCGAACTCGGCTGGGCGGTGATCCGCCGCCGCGGCCGCGTGCCGCGGATGGAGGTGTTCCGCGGCCGCCGCGTCGTCATCACCGCCACCCGCACCCAACCCCGGGAACTCGACGGCGACCTCATCGAACCGAGTCGCCGGCTGCGCGCCGTGATCCGGCCCCGGGCGCTCTGGCTCTGCGTGCCGCAGCCCGAACACGCGCCGGACCTCGCCGTCGACGCGGAGCGCGCCGCCGAGCGCGGCGAACGCCTGGTCGAGGAGGCGCGCCGTGAGTAG
- a CDS encoding universal stress protein — MSGDHILVGYDGSPDAALALTWALDEAGRSGQPVRLAYVFEWITVVGWLGPGVAPGVWPDETARREVEELVRRAAADAADAHPDLDVTGEVLDGPPALLLQERSAGAALLVLGSRGHGGFGGLLVGSTAVAVAAHAHCPVVVVRTPSGAAPAAPPDGPVVVGVDGSDPSLVALGFAVERAAQRRAPLRVVRAWSPPGPPWQGGGPATGQDEAVAAERAAVEDSLAPWRQTFPELAVTVDVVAGSPASLLVEASRSAQLVTVGSRGRGGLRGMLLGSVSQQLIQHALCPIAVVRER, encoded by the coding sequence ATGAGCGGCGACCACATCCTGGTCGGCTACGACGGCTCCCCGGACGCCGCGCTCGCCTTGACGTGGGCGCTGGACGAGGCCGGCCGCAGCGGCCAGCCCGTCCGGCTCGCGTACGTCTTCGAGTGGATCACCGTGGTCGGCTGGCTCGGTCCGGGCGTGGCCCCCGGCGTCTGGCCCGACGAGACCGCCCGGCGGGAGGTCGAGGAGCTGGTCCGCCGAGCCGCGGCCGACGCCGCCGACGCGCACCCGGACCTGGACGTCACCGGCGAGGTGCTCGACGGCCCGCCCGCGCTGCTGCTCCAGGAACGGTCGGCGGGGGCCGCCCTGCTGGTGCTCGGCAGCCGCGGCCACGGCGGGTTCGGCGGCCTGCTCGTCGGCTCGACCGCGGTGGCCGTCGCCGCCCACGCGCACTGCCCGGTGGTGGTCGTCCGTACGCCGTCCGGCGCCGCGCCCGCCGCGCCCCCGGACGGGCCGGTGGTGGTCGGGGTCGACGGCTCCGACCCGTCGCTCGTGGCCCTCGGCTTCGCCGTCGAGCGGGCCGCGCAGCGCCGGGCGCCGCTGCGGGTCGTCCGGGCCTGGTCACCCCCGGGCCCGCCGTGGCAGGGCGGCGGGCCGGCGACCGGGCAGGACGAGGCCGTGGCGGCGGAGCGGGCCGCGGTGGAGGACTCCCTCGCCCCGTGGCGGCAGACCTTCCCGGAACTGGCCGTCACCGTCGACGTGGTGGCCGGGAGCCCGGCGTCGCTGCTGGTCGAGGCGAGCCGCTCCGCGCAGCTGGTGACCGTCGGCAGCCGGGGCCGCGGCGGGCTGCGAGGCATGCTGCTCGGCTCGGTCAGCCAGCAGCTCATCCAGCACGCGCTCTGCCCGATCGCGGTCGTGCGGGAGCGCTGA
- a CDS encoding phosphatase PAP2 family protein gives MTAVKEVLRRPLGHFTERSVAGLVAVTGAGVAFGLLLMLVRFRWSPLQDADHAVAEWFNDLVAPHGPLVTVLQAVTDLGGRPILIWLVTIAVVGLLIRRQPRLAVYLIITGVGGLILDPSLKTLVGRLRPVVDVPVASAPGNSFPSGHALGSFVAYAALVLVFLPALAPRWRKPAIALVAALVVLIGLTRIALGVHYVSDVLAGWLLGAAWLGVTAYAFRLWRRERGRPVPPLTDGLEPEAGHDIAPAPAEEHVLEHPRSSIAELLVGWVLVFGALYGFGMFVSYHAEGTFLATLDTEVPRWFAERHSDVLTEASWWWSKFGDTHAILLISLVFCPLVLAVWRRWRPVLFVALAMVGELTLFLASARAVDRPRPPVENLDGPMPTSSFPSGHIAATICIWLAIAVIVLPRTDRWWRWLFVALAVVMPVGVAVSRMYRGMHHPTDFMGAILLSALWIGLLYWVIRPNADVHEGNRPSIESEDVHTLDDELARAGRPD, from the coding sequence GTGACCGCGGTCAAAGAGGTGCTGCGGCGTCCACTCGGGCATTTCACCGAGCGCAGCGTCGCGGGGCTGGTGGCCGTCACCGGCGCCGGCGTCGCCTTCGGCCTGCTGCTGATGCTGGTCCGGTTCCGGTGGAGCCCGTTGCAGGACGCCGACCACGCGGTCGCCGAGTGGTTCAACGACCTGGTCGCCCCGCACGGCCCGCTGGTCACGGTGCTCCAGGCGGTCACCGATCTCGGTGGGCGGCCGATCCTGATCTGGCTGGTCACCATCGCCGTGGTCGGGCTGCTGATCCGCCGCCAGCCCCGGTTGGCCGTCTACCTGATCATCACGGGCGTCGGCGGCCTGATCCTCGACCCGTCCCTCAAGACGCTGGTCGGCCGGCTCCGGCCGGTGGTCGACGTGCCGGTGGCCAGCGCGCCGGGCAACAGCTTCCCCAGCGGGCACGCGCTCGGCTCGTTCGTCGCGTACGCGGCGCTGGTGCTCGTCTTCCTCCCGGCGCTGGCGCCCCGCTGGCGCAAGCCGGCCATCGCCCTCGTCGCCGCGCTGGTGGTGCTGATCGGGCTGACCCGGATCGCGCTGGGCGTGCACTACGTCTCCGACGTGCTCGCCGGCTGGCTGCTCGGCGCGGCCTGGCTCGGCGTCACCGCGTACGCCTTCCGGCTGTGGCGGCGGGAACGCGGTCGCCCGGTGCCGCCGCTCACCGACGGGCTGGAGCCGGAGGCGGGGCACGACATCGCCCCCGCCCCGGCCGAGGAGCACGTGCTGGAGCACCCCCGCTCCAGCATCGCCGAGCTGCTGGTCGGCTGGGTGCTGGTCTTCGGGGCGCTCTACGGCTTCGGCATGTTCGTCAGCTACCACGCGGAGGGGACGTTCCTGGCCACCCTCGACACCGAGGTGCCGCGCTGGTTCGCCGAGCGACACAGCGACGTGCTGACCGAGGCGAGCTGGTGGTGGAGCAAGTTCGGCGACACGCACGCGATCCTGCTGATCTCGCTGGTGTTCTGCCCGCTGGTGCTCGCGGTGTGGCGGCGCTGGCGGCCGGTGCTCTTCGTCGCGCTGGCGATGGTCGGCGAGCTGACCCTCTTCCTCGCCTCCGCCCGGGCCGTGGACCGGCCCCGCCCGCCGGTGGAGAACCTGGACGGGCCGATGCCCACCTCCTCCTTCCCGTCCGGGCACATCGCCGCGACCATCTGCATCTGGCTGGCGATCGCCGTCATCGTTCTGCCCCGCACCGACCGCTGGTGGCGCTGGCTCTTCGTGGCGCTGGCGGTGGTCATGCCGGTCGGCGTGGCCGTCTCCCGGATGTACCGGGGCATGCACCACCCGACGGACTTCATGGGCGCGATCCTGCTCAGCGCGCTCTGGATCGGGCTGCTCTACTGGGTGATCCGCCCCAACGCCGACGTGCACGAAGGCAACCGCCCCAGCATCGAGTCGGAGGACGTGCACACCCTCGACGACGAGCTGGCCCGGGCCGGCCGACCGGACTGA
- a CDS encoding phosphoketolase family protein, whose amino-acid sequence MDTALDLQSPLTDDELRRLDAYWRAANYLTVGQIYLLGNPLLREPLTPEHIKPRLLGHWGTSPGLNLLYAHLNRVIVARDLNAMFITGPGHGGPAIVANTWLEGTWSERYHGIDRDEAGMARLFRQFSFPGGIPSHVAAEVPGSIHEGGELGYALSHAYGAAFDHPDLVVACVIGDGEAETGPLAGSWLSNVFLNPARDGAVLPILHLNGYKIAGPTVLARIPEQELLELMHGYGYQPYVVAGDDPARVHQTLAATLDRALDEIAAIQRRARSGGAVERPRWPMIIMRTPKGWTGPREVDGAPVEGTYRSHQVPLAEVRTNPAHLAELEAWLRGYRPEELFDATGAPVADVLAPPPTGDRRMSANPVTNGGLVLRDLVLPDFRDYAIDVPRPGEPMAGATGVLGGWIRDVIAANPQTFRLFGPDEVASNRLGAAFEVTDRAWVAERMPGDDHLSPDGRVMEVLSEHLCQGWIEGYLLTGRHGVFTSYEAFIHIVDSMVNQHAKWLKVTRGIPWRQPLASLNYLLSSHVWRQDHNGFSHQDPGFIDHVVNKKAEVVRVYLPPDANTLLSTMDHCLRSRHYINVVVAGKQPAPNWLTMSEAIQHTRRGLGIWEWASTDEGSEPDVVLACCGDVPTLETLAAADLLRRHLPDLKVRLVNVVDLMRLQPPTEHPHGLPDNEFDTIFTADRPTIFAYHGYPWLIHRLTYRRTNHDNLHVRGYKEEGTTTTPFDMVMLNDLDRFHLVIDVIDRVPGLAARAAHLRQQMVDLRQACRDYTREHGEDDPRVSEWRWIRETEPGLRGGQ is encoded by the coding sequence ATGGACACCGCTCTCGACCTGCAGAGCCCGCTGACCGACGACGAGCTGCGCCGCCTCGACGCCTACTGGCGGGCGGCGAACTACCTCACCGTCGGGCAGATCTACCTGCTCGGCAATCCCCTGCTGCGCGAGCCCCTGACCCCCGAGCACATCAAGCCCCGACTGCTCGGCCACTGGGGCACCAGCCCCGGGCTGAACCTGCTCTACGCCCACCTCAACCGGGTCATCGTCGCCCGCGACCTGAACGCCATGTTCATCACCGGCCCCGGCCACGGCGGCCCGGCCATCGTGGCGAACACCTGGCTGGAGGGCACCTGGAGCGAGCGGTACCACGGCATCGACCGCGACGAGGCCGGCATGGCCCGACTGTTCCGCCAGTTCTCCTTCCCCGGCGGCATCCCCAGCCACGTGGCGGCGGAGGTGCCGGGCTCGATCCACGAGGGCGGCGAGCTGGGGTACGCGCTGAGCCACGCGTACGGTGCCGCGTTCGACCACCCCGACCTCGTGGTCGCCTGCGTGATCGGCGACGGCGAGGCGGAGACCGGCCCGCTTGCCGGCAGCTGGCTCTCCAACGTCTTCCTCAACCCGGCCCGCGACGGGGCGGTCCTGCCCATCCTGCACCTCAACGGCTACAAGATCGCCGGGCCGACGGTGCTCGCCCGGATCCCCGAGCAGGAGCTGCTGGAACTCATGCACGGCTACGGCTACCAGCCGTACGTGGTCGCCGGCGACGACCCGGCACGCGTGCACCAGACCCTCGCCGCCACCCTGGACCGGGCGCTGGACGAGATCGCGGCCATCCAGCGCCGGGCGCGCTCCGGCGGCGCCGTGGAACGCCCCCGCTGGCCCATGATCATCATGCGGACGCCGAAGGGCTGGACGGGCCCGCGGGAGGTCGACGGCGCCCCCGTCGAGGGCACCTACCGGTCACACCAGGTGCCGCTGGCCGAGGTACGCACCAACCCGGCGCACCTCGCCGAACTGGAGGCCTGGCTGCGCGGCTACCGGCCCGAGGAGCTGTTCGACGCCACCGGCGCGCCGGTCGCCGACGTGCTCGCCCCGCCGCCCACCGGGGACCGACGGATGAGCGCCAACCCGGTGACCAACGGCGGGCTCGTGCTGCGGGACCTCGTCCTGCCCGATTTCCGCGACTACGCCATCGACGTGCCCCGGCCCGGCGAGCCGATGGCCGGCGCCACCGGTGTGCTCGGCGGCTGGATCCGCGACGTGATCGCCGCCAACCCGCAGACGTTCCGCCTGTTCGGCCCCGACGAGGTCGCCTCCAACCGGCTCGGCGCCGCCTTCGAGGTCACCGACCGGGCCTGGGTGGCCGAGCGCATGCCCGGCGACGACCACCTCTCCCCCGACGGGCGGGTGATGGAGGTGCTCTCCGAGCACCTGTGCCAGGGCTGGATCGAGGGTTACCTGCTGACCGGCCGGCACGGGGTCTTCACCAGCTACGAGGCGTTCATCCACATCGTCGACTCCATGGTCAACCAGCACGCCAAGTGGCTGAAGGTGACCCGGGGCATCCCGTGGCGGCAGCCGCTCGCCTCGCTGAACTACCTGCTCTCCAGCCACGTCTGGCGGCAGGACCACAACGGCTTCTCCCACCAGGACCCGGGCTTCATCGACCACGTGGTGAACAAGAAGGCCGAGGTGGTCCGGGTCTACCTGCCCCCGGACGCCAACACCCTGCTCTCCACCATGGACCACTGCCTGCGCAGCCGGCATTACATCAACGTGGTGGTGGCCGGCAAGCAGCCCGCCCCGAACTGGCTGACGATGTCGGAGGCGATCCAGCACACCCGGCGCGGCCTGGGCATCTGGGAGTGGGCCAGCACCGACGAGGGCAGCGAACCGGATGTGGTGCTCGCCTGCTGCGGCGACGTGCCGACGCTGGAGACGCTGGCCGCCGCGGACCTGCTCCGCCGGCACCTGCCGGACCTCAAGGTGCGCCTGGTCAACGTGGTCGACCTCATGCGGCTCCAGCCGCCCACCGAACACCCGCACGGCCTGCCGGACAACGAGTTCGACACCATCTTCACCGCCGACCGGCCGACGATCTTCGCCTACCACGGCTACCCGTGGCTGATCCACCGCCTCACCTACCGCCGCACCAACCACGACAACCTGCACGTCCGCGGTTACAAGGAGGAGGGCACCACCACCACGCCGTTCGACATGGTGATGCTCAACGACCTGGACCGCTTCCATCTGGTCATCGACGTCATCGACCGGGTGCCGGGGCTGGCCGCCCGCGCCGCCCACCTCCGCCAGCAGATGGTCGACCTGCGGCAGGCCTGCCGGGACTACACCCGCGAGCACGGCGAGGACGACCCCCGCGTGTCCGAGTGGCGGTGGATCCGCGAGACCGAGCCGGGCCTACGGGGCGGGCAATGA
- a CDS encoding YihY/virulence factor BrkB family protein — translation MSSTRMVPETRLMADEELSADDAWHTLRREGGWHLLRDAFIRFRYGDGFSHSRAFALQLCLAVVPFLIALTGLISELGVEEGGRVVADTVLALTPGASEPMVAELLGEGERVEDAGELALTLGLITGLVALTTTMAQIERGANRIYGVERDRPAQFKYLRAAVLAVTAGVPALTGFLILVGGGPMGDSVQRHYEWGEFANGVWDVVRWPLSLGLTVLAVAVLFRYAPRRRQPGLSWLFFGAGIATALWWLTSLLLAAYVSLSDAFGQTYGALTGMMALLLWANLTGMALFGGLAFAAQLEAVRIGVQEPAQPDLWEPETARAEVFDTGEMTSL, via the coding sequence GTGAGTAGCACCCGCATGGTGCCGGAGACCCGGCTGATGGCCGACGAGGAGCTCTCCGCCGACGACGCCTGGCACACCCTGCGCCGCGAGGGCGGCTGGCACCTGCTGCGGGACGCGTTCATCCGGTTCCGCTACGGCGACGGGTTCAGCCACTCCCGCGCGTTCGCGCTGCAGCTCTGCCTCGCCGTGGTGCCGTTCCTGATCGCCCTCACCGGTTTGATCAGCGAACTCGGCGTGGAGGAGGGCGGCCGGGTCGTCGCCGACACGGTGCTGGCGCTCACCCCCGGCGCCAGCGAGCCGATGGTGGCCGAACTGCTCGGCGAGGGCGAGCGCGTCGAGGACGCCGGTGAGCTGGCCCTCACCCTCGGTCTGATCACCGGCCTGGTCGCCCTCACCACCACCATGGCGCAGATCGAGCGGGGCGCCAACCGGATCTACGGCGTCGAGCGGGACCGCCCCGCGCAGTTCAAGTACCTGCGGGCCGCCGTCCTCGCCGTCACCGCGGGCGTGCCGGCGCTGACCGGATTCCTCATCCTGGTCGGCGGCGGGCCGATGGGCGACTCCGTGCAGCGGCACTACGAGTGGGGCGAGTTCGCCAACGGCGTCTGGGACGTGGTCCGCTGGCCGCTGAGCCTGGGCCTGACCGTGCTCGCCGTGGCCGTGCTGTTCCGCTACGCCCCCCGGCGCCGGCAGCCCGGCCTGTCCTGGCTGTTCTTCGGCGCCGGCATCGCCACCGCGCTCTGGTGGCTGACCAGCCTCCTGCTCGCCGCGTACGTGAGCCTCAGCGACGCGTTCGGCCAGACCTACGGCGCGCTGACCGGGATGATGGCCCTGCTGCTCTGGGCCAACCTCACCGGCATGGCGCTCTTCGGCGGGCTGGCCTTCGCCGCCCAGCTGGAGGCGGTGCGCATCGGCGTGCAGGAGCCGGCCCAGCCGGACCTGTGGGAGCCCGAGACCGCCCGCGCGGAGGTCTTCGACACCGGGGAGATGACCTCCCTCTGA
- a CDS encoding nitroreductase family protein has product MNRQPGPRGPAVGHDGRRRKVLTMSQQTPAADRPLTTALAEAAATAGHAPSVHNTQPWQWRVLPDALELRMARSRQLAAADPEARLLVLSCGIGLHHARVALAAEGWTAMVERLPDADQPDLLARLTGFSRTDADPSAMRLVQCMRVRHTDRRPVSEEPVPRSAIEEITHAVAAEGSRWQILDSDQVMELAAAASRAATVEAEDPETREELAYWTNRAGTGTGLTPEVLPAEAPQTTVPTRDFGRPGSLPVGPGHDRAAVYAMLFGDDDEPDSWLRAGEALSSAWLTATRLGVSMVPLSGVVEVDGTRETLRQLLAGLGFPFLALRLGIVDPTHAGPPHTPRLPTEQVVDTSAVRGEHG; this is encoded by the coding sequence ATGAACCGGCAACCCGGCCCGCGCGGCCCCGCGGTGGGTCACGATGGGCGCAGACGAAAGGTCCTGACGATGAGCCAGCAGACCCCGGCGGCGGACCGCCCGCTGACCACCGCGCTCGCCGAGGCGGCCGCGACCGCCGGTCACGCCCCCTCGGTGCACAACACCCAGCCCTGGCAGTGGCGGGTGCTGCCCGACGCGCTGGAGCTGCGGATGGCGCGCAGCCGGCAGCTCGCCGCCGCCGACCCGGAGGCGCGGCTGCTCGTGCTCAGCTGCGGCATCGGCCTGCACCACGCCCGGGTGGCGCTCGCGGCCGAGGGTTGGACCGCGATGGTGGAGCGGCTGCCCGACGCCGACCAGCCGGATCTGCTGGCCCGGCTGACCGGCTTCTCCCGCACGGACGCGGACCCGAGCGCGATGCGGCTGGTGCAGTGCATGCGGGTCCGGCACACCGACCGCCGGCCGGTGAGCGAGGAGCCGGTGCCGCGCAGCGCGATCGAGGAGATCACCCACGCGGTCGCCGCCGAGGGCAGCAGATGGCAGATTCTCGACTCCGATCAGGTGATGGAGCTGGCCGCCGCCGCCTCGCGCGCCGCGACGGTCGAGGCGGAGGATCCGGAGACCCGCGAGGAGCTGGCGTACTGGACCAACCGGGCGGGCACCGGCACCGGGTTGACGCCGGAGGTGCTGCCCGCGGAGGCGCCGCAGACCACCGTGCCGACCCGCGACTTCGGGCGCCCCGGCAGCCTGCCGGTCGGCCCGGGGCACGACCGCGCGGCCGTGTACGCCATGCTCTTCGGCGACGACGACGAGCCGGACAGCTGGCTGCGCGCCGGCGAGGCGCTCTCCTCGGCCTGGCTCACCGCCACCCGGCTCGGCGTCTCGATGGTGCCGCTCAGCGGCGTGGTCGAGGTCGACGGCACCCGTGAGACGTTGCGTCAGCTGCTGGCCGGGCTCGGCTTCCCGTTCCTCGCGCTGCGGCTGGGAATCGTGGACCCGACGCACGCGGGTCCGCCGCACACCCCACGGCTCCCCACCGAGCAGGTGGTGGACACCTCCGCGGTGCGCGGCGAGCACGGCTGA